The proteins below come from a single Harpia harpyja isolate bHarHar1 chromosome 2, bHarHar1 primary haplotype, whole genome shotgun sequence genomic window:
- the LOC128137044 gene encoding toll-like receptor 2 type-1 yields MFNQRKHKSRTSHTWQVWAIYMVLAANLSEEQVLKQACPSCDATQLCNCSSMGLDFVPPGLTGKITVLNLAHNRIKHIRSQDLQQTVNLRALLLQSNKISSIDKDSFRSLGKLELLDLSNNSLAHLYPAWFGHLFSLQHLHLQGNSYRALGESSPFSSLRNLSSLHLGNPQFSTIRQGNFEGIEFLDKLWIDGGNLSQYEPGSLKSIKKINHMIINVRSINIFSAVVRDLLHSVTWLEVREIKLEIEKKSMVQNSTLPFRIRKLTFKDASFTDQYISRIIVLLKEIKSLQEIEAIDCVLQGKGAWDIEEIASSGQSFVETVSVINIMIQNFHLFFDLDGMESQINKLKRLTIASSKVFMVPCKLAKHFSSLLYLDFHDNLLVNNRLNETICRDAWPSLQTLNLSQNSLKSLKQTANSVTRLPKLVNLDISQNNFGEIPDVCEWPQTLKYLNLSSTQIPKLTTCIPPTLEVLDVSANNLKEFGLQLPFLKELYLAKNQLKALPGAAPVPNLVAMSIRRNKLNSFSREEFESFRKMELLDASDNNFICSCEFLSFIHHEAGIAQVLVGWPEKYVCDSPLAVRGTQVGAVHLSLMECHRSLVVSSICVLLFLVILILVAVGYKYHAVWYLRMTWAWLQAKRKPKRAPLKDICYDAFVSYSENDSDWVENIMVRELEQACPPFRLCLHKRDFVPGKWIVDNIIDSIEKSHKTLFVLSEHFVQSEWCKYELDFSHFRLFDENNDAAILVLLEPIQSKAIPKRFCKLRKIMNTKTYLEWPLEEEQQEMFWENLKGALKS; encoded by the coding sequence ATGTTcaaccaaagaaaacacaaatcaaGAACTTCACACACCTGGCAAGTGTGGGCCATCTACATGGTCTTAGCTGCAAACCTCTCTGAAGAGCAAGTGCTGAAGCAGGCTTGTCCTTCGTGCGATGCCACTCAGCTTTGCAACTGCTCTTCCATGGGCTTGGACTTTGTTCCCCCAGGGCTCACGGGCAAAATCACAGTGTTAAACCTGGCCCACAATAGGATAAAGCACATCCGATCCCAGGATCTGCAGCAGACTGTGAACCTGAGAGCCCTGCTGCTGCAGTCCAACAAAATCAGCTCCATAGACAAGGACTCGTTTCGCTCCCTTGGGAAACTGGAGCTCTTGGACTTATCAAATAACAGCTTGGCTCACTTGTACCCTGCATGGTTTGGGCACCTTTTTtcgctccagcacctccacctTCAAGGGAACTCCTACAGAGCCCTGGGGGAAAGCTCCCCCTTTTCTAGCCTGAGGAACCTGAGCTCTCTCCACCTGGGCAACCCGCAGTTCTCCACGATAAGGCAAGGGAACTTTGAGGGCATTGAGTTTCTTGACAAGTTGTGGATTGATGGTGGCAATCTCAGTCAGTATGAGCCAGGAAGTTTGAAATCAATTAAGAAGATAAATCACATGATCATAAACGTAAGAAGTATTAATATATTCTCAGCAGTTGTCAGGGACCTTCTGCACTCTGTCACTTGGTTAGAAGTGAGAGAAATCAAATTagagattgaaaaaaaaagcatggtgcAGAACTCTACACTTCCTTTTAGGATACGAAAGCTTACGTTTAAAGATGCTTCATTCACAGATCAATATATTAGCCGAATAATAGTATTACTGAAGGAAATCAAATCTTTGCAAGAGATTGAGGCAATTGATTGTGTGCTTCAGGGGAAAGGAGCATGGGATATTGAAGAAATCGCAAGCAGTGGGCAAAGTTTTGTTGAAACAGTATCAGTAATAAATATAATGATTcagaattttcatttgttttttgacCTGGACGGTATGGAGTCACAAATAAACAAGCTGAAAAGACTCACCATTGCAAGCTCTAAAGTTTTCATGGTACCATGCAaacttgcaaaacatttttcgTCACTTCTGTATCTGGACTTTCATGATAATTTGCTTGTAAATAATCGCTTAAATGAGACAATATGTCGAGATGCTTGGCCTTCATTGCAAACTTTAAATCTAAGTCAAAACTCTCTAAAATCTCTGAAACAGACTGCAAATTCTGTAACTCGTCTACCCAAACTGGTTAATCTTGACATTAGCCAAAATAATTTTGGTGAGATTCCAGATGTGTGTGAATGGCCCCAAACCCTGAAATATTTAAACCTCTCCAGCACTCAAATTCCTAAACTAACAACTTGCATTCCCCCAACGCTGGAAGTTTTGGATGTTAGCGCTAACAACCTGAAGGAGTTTGGACTGCAACTCCCATTTCTCAAAGAGCTGTACCTCGCAAAAAACCAGCTGAAGGCCTTGCCTGGTGCCGCACCCGTTCCTAACTTAGTGGCCATGTCAATCAGAAGAAACAAGCTCAACAGTTTCTCCAGGGAAGAGTTTGAGTCCTTCAGGAAAATGGAGCTGCTGGACGCCAGCGACAACAACTTCATCTGCTCCTGTGAATTCCTCTCCTTCATCCACCACGAGGCCGGCATAGCCCAGGTGctggtggggtggccagagaagTATGTCTGTGACTCTCCGCTGGCAGTGAGAGGGACGCAGGTTGGAGCAGTGCATCTCTCCCTGATGGAGTGCCACAGGTCCCTCGTGGTGTCGTCGATCTGCGTCCTGCTGTTCCTGGTCATCCTCATCCTCGTGGCTGTCGGCTACAAGTACCACGCGGTCTGGTACCTGAGAATGACCTGGGCATGGCTCCAAGCCAAGCGGAAGCCCAAGCGAGCCCCCCTGAAGGACATCTGCTACGACGCTTTTGTCTCCTACAGCGAGAACGACTCCGACTGGGTGGAAAACATCATGGTGCGGGAGCTGGAGCAGGCCTGCCCCCCCTTTCGGCTCTGCCTCCATAAGCGGGACTTTGTGCCTGGGAAGTGGATCGTGGACAACATCATCGACTCCATAGAGAAGAGCCACAAAACGCTCTTTGTGCTGTCCGAGCACTTTGTGCAGAGCGAGTGGTGCAAATACGAGCTGGACTTCTCGCACTTCCGCCTCTTTGACGAGAACAACGATGCAGCGATTCTCGTCCTCCTGGAGCCCATCCAGAGCAAAGCGATTCCCAAGAGGTTCTGCAAGCTGCGGAAGATCATGAACACAAAGACCTACCTGGAGTGGCCTCTTgaagaagagcagcaggagatgttTTGGGAAAACTTGAAAGGGGCCTTGAAGTCATAG
- the LOC128137061 gene encoding toll-like receptor 2 type-2, translated as MTTHTWQVWAIYMVLAANLSEEQVLKQACPSCDATQLCNCSSMGLDFVPPGLTGKITVLNLAHNRIKHIRSQDLQQTVNLRALLLQSNKISSIDKDSFRSLGKLELLDLSNNSLAHLYPAWFGHLFSLQHLHLQGNSYRALGESSPFSSLRNLSSLHLGNPQFSTIRQGNFEGIEFLDKLWIDGGNLSQYEPGSLKSIKKINHMIINVRSINIFSAVVRDLLHSVTWLEVRKIAFSIPAEMQLLRVMSSSFAKKISFKQTLLTDATVPEIVSILEDMPQLVEVEMIDCRLLGTGRWQTHIKANQSRTLRVLTIEKLSIEEFYLFTDLQAVQGLLSLLTKVTVENTKVFLVPCRLSQQLLSLEYLDLSANLLGDQSLEHSACQGGWPSLQTLNLSQNSLSDLEMTVKSLSHLRKLILLDISQNNFGEIPDVCEWPQTLKYLNLSSTQIPKLTTCIPPTLEVLDVSANNLKEFGLQLPFLKELYLAKNQLKALPGAAPVPNLVAMSIRRNKLNSFSREEFESFRKMELLDASDNNFICSCEFLSFIHHEAGIAQVLVGWPEKYVCDSPLAVRGTQVGAVHLSLMECHRSLVVSSICVLLFLVILILVAVGYKYHAVWYLRMTWAWLQAKRKPKRAPLKDICYDAFVSYSENDSDWVENIMVRELEQACPPFRLCLHKRDFVPGKWIVDNIIDSIEKSHKTLFVLSEHFVQSEWCKYELDFSHFRLFDENNDAAILILLEPIQSKAIPKRFCKLRKIMNTKTYLEWPLEEEQQEMFWFNLKIALKS; from the coding sequence ATGACTACACATACCTGGCAAGTGTGGGCCATCTACATGGTCTTAGCTGCAAACCTCTCTGAAGAGCAAGTGCTGAAGCAGGCTTGTCCTTCGTGCGATGCCACTCAGCTTTGCAACTGCTCTTCCATGGGCTTGGACTTTGTTCCCCCAGGGCTCACGGGCAAAATCACAGTGTTAAACCTGGCCCACAATAGGATAAAGCACATCCGATCCCAGGATCTGCAGCAGACTGTGAACCTGAGAGCCCTGCTGCTGCAGTCCAACAAAATCAGCTCCATAGACAAGGACTCGTTTCGCTCCCTTGGGAAACTGGAGCTCTTGGACTTATCAAATAACAGCTTGGCTCACTTGTACCCTGCATGGTTTGGGCACCTTTTTtcgctccagcacctccacctTCAAGGGAACTCCTACAGAGCCCTGGGGGAAAGCTCCCCCTTTTCTAGCCTGAGGAACCTGAGCTCTCTCCACCTGGGCAACCCACAGTTCTCCACGATAAGGCAAGGGAACTTTGAGGGCATTGAGTTTCTTGACAAGTTGTGGATTGATGGTGGCAATCTCAGTCAGTATGAGCCAGGAAGTTTGAAATCAATTAAGAAGATAAATCACATGATCATAAACGTAAGAAGTATTAATATATTCTCAGCAGTTGTCAGGGACCTTCTGCACTCTGTCACTTGGTTAGAAGTGAGAAAAATAGCATTCAGTATACCTGCTGAAATGCAACTATTGAGAGTTATGTCatcttcttttgcaaagaaaatttcttttaaacagacCTTATTAACAGATGCTACTGTGCCTGAGATTGTCAGCATTTTAGAAGACATGCCACAGTTAGTGGAGGTGGAGATGATAGACTGTAGACTCTTGGGAACTGGACGATGGCAAACACATATTAAAGCAAACCAATCACGTACTCTTAGAGTTCTGACAATAGAGAAATTATCTATAgaagaattttatttgtttacagATCTTCAGGCTGTGCAAGGTCTACTATCTCTTCTTACCAAAGTCACAGTTGAAAACACCAAGGTGTTTTTGGTACCATGCAGACTTTCACAACAGCTTCTGTCATTAGAGTATCTCGACCTTAGTGCAAATTTGCTCGGAGACCAGAGTTTGGAGCATTCAGCCTGTCAAGGTGGTTGGCCTTCACTACAAACTCTAAATTTAAGTCAGAATTCACTGAGTGACTTAGAAATGACGGTTAAAAGTTTGTCTCATCTAAGAAAACTAATTCTCTTAGACATTAGCCAAAATAATTTTGGTGAGATTCCAGATGTGTGTGAATGGCCCCAAACCCTGAAATATTTAAACCTCTCCAGCACTCAAATTCCTAAACTAACAACTTGCATTCCCCCAACGCTGGAAGTTTTGGATGTTAGCGCTAACAACCTGAAGGAGTTTGGACTGCAACTCCCATTTCTCAAAGAGCTGTACCTCGCAAAAAACCAGCTGAAGGCCTTGCCTGGTGCCGCACCCGTTCCTAACTTAGTGGCCATGTCAATCAGAAGAAACAAGCTCAACAGTTTCTCCAGGGAAGAGTTTGAGTCCTTCAGGAAAATGGAGCTGCTGGACGCCAGCGACAACAACTTCATCTGCTCCTGTGAATTCCTCTCCTTCATCCACCACGAGGCCGGCATAGCCCAGGTGctggtggggtggccagagaagTATGTCTGTGACTCTCCGCTGGCAGTGAGAGGGACGCAGGTTGGAGCAGTGCATCTCTCCCTGATGGAGTGCCACAGGTCCCTCGTGGTGTCGTCGATCTGCGTCCTGCTGTTCCTGGTCATCCTCATCCTCGTGGCTGTCGGCTACAAGTACCACGCGGTCTGGTACCTGAGAATGACCTGGGCATGGCTCCAAGCCAAGCGGAAGCCCAAGCGAGCTCCCCTGAAGGACATCTGCTACGACGCTTTTGTCTCCTACAGCGAGAACGACTCCGACTGGGTGGAAAACATCATGGTGCGGGAGCTGGAGCAGGCCTGCCCCCCCTTTCGGCTCTGCCTCCATAAGCGGGACTTTGTGCCTGGGAAGTGGATCGTGGACAACATCATCGACTCCATAGAGAAGAGCCACAAAACGCTCTTTGTGCTGTCCGAGCACTTTGTGCAGAGCGAGTGGTGCAAATACGAGCTGGACTTCTCGCACTTCCGCCTCTTTGACGAGAACAACGATGCAGCGATTCTCATCCTCCTGGAGCCCATCCAGAGCAAAGCGATTCCCAAGAGGTTCTGCAAGCTGCGGAAGATCATGAACACAAAGACCTACCTGGAGTGGCCTCTTgaagaagagcagcaggagatgttTTGGTTTAATTTGAAAATAGCTCTAAAATCCTAG